Proteins from a single region of Salinibacter grassmerensis:
- a CDS encoding outer membrane beta-barrel protein translates to MAALRSVRTIVLSAGPTVLLVGLLLGVLLPSAHAQSQPADGVFYGRLGGGLSDFTGDLSSWRPSHPFGGGAFSKEAGPPFVFVGEVGYQFSPQWALGVGVQGGNYPVEVYPEIEGVSDSYRYTPRVLGRYTIGDGAVAPYVDLGAHATLGGDRPPTSIGVGPSLG, encoded by the coding sequence GCTGCACTTCGTTCTGTGCGCACGATCGTGCTGTCGGCGGGGCCCACGGTGCTTCTCGTGGGACTATTGCTTGGCGTCCTCCTGCCGTCCGCGCACGCTCAGTCCCAACCGGCGGACGGGGTGTTCTACGGCAGGCTTGGCGGGGGGCTCTCCGATTTCACGGGCGACCTGTCGTCGTGGCGCCCGTCGCACCCGTTTGGGGGAGGAGCGTTCTCCAAGGAGGCCGGGCCGCCGTTTGTGTTCGTCGGGGAGGTAGGGTACCAGTTTTCTCCGCAGTGGGCCCTCGGGGTGGGGGTGCAAGGGGGAAACTATCCAGTCGAGGTGTACCCTGAGATTGAAGGCGTTTCGGATTCGTACCGCTACACACCGCGGGTGCTGGGGCGCTACACGATTGGGGACGGAGCCGTTGCTCCGTACGTGGACCTCGGAGCACATGCTACACTCGGCGGAGACCGCCCCCCAACGAGCATTGGGGTGGGGCCGTCCCTGGGGG